From the Saccharobesus litoralis genome, one window contains:
- a CDS encoding sensor domain-containing diguanylate cyclase, whose translation MTRSSQDHITLPIAFIKQLNEAADLQQTLTCVASWCYRILNVPRVSITLYEQSLHALNVFTLAGNQAIQLGCHLPIDTTFVGKVFKQQHAEFTSTINQEHYQDCKLLAQKGLTACYDVPLAKEHFCYGTINLGFEQKEQFTKLDTNIIHTFAELVSSYIYMHYKYQQEYDLARTDSLTKLANRRALFEDTSLLYKNNKLAHSHYYLLLIDIDFFKSINDKFGHDFGDEVLRHFATRLTELFSGKNAHCYRLGGEEFVVCFYEENEDKQHVNTLANALINCQLQIEGTQLHITSSIGITEINSKDTSLSLALSRADQALYQAKNQGRQTIVTI comes from the coding sequence TTGACGAGATCGTCTCAAGATCATATCACTCTTCCCATTGCTTTTATTAAGCAACTCAATGAAGCGGCTGATTTACAGCAAACGCTTACCTGTGTAGCAAGCTGGTGCTACCGCATACTTAATGTCCCTAGAGTCAGTATCACTTTATACGAGCAGTCATTACACGCCCTTAATGTATTTACCTTAGCCGGAAACCAAGCCATACAATTGGGTTGTCATTTGCCCATAGACACAACTTTTGTTGGAAAAGTATTCAAACAACAACACGCAGAATTCACATCTACAATTAATCAGGAACACTACCAAGATTGCAAATTGCTGGCACAAAAAGGCTTAACCGCTTGTTACGATGTTCCTTTAGCTAAAGAACATTTTTGTTACGGTACTATCAATTTAGGTTTTGAACAAAAAGAGCAGTTTACTAAATTAGACACCAATATCATTCATACATTTGCCGAGCTTGTTTCCAGCTACATTTACATGCACTACAAATATCAACAAGAATATGATTTAGCTCGTACAGACTCTTTAACTAAACTCGCCAATCGAAGGGCATTATTTGAAGACACCAGTTTATTATATAAAAACAATAAGTTAGCGCATTCTCACTATTATTTACTATTAATTGATATCGATTTTTTTAAATCAATCAATGATAAATTCGGTCATGATTTTGGTGATGAAGTTTTGCGACACTTTGCTACTCGATTAACCGAGCTATTTTCAGGTAAAAATGCCCACTGTTATCGTTTAGGTGGTGAAGAATTTGTGGTTTGTTTTTATGAAGAAAATGAAGATAAGCAACACGTAAATACATTAGCTAACGCATTAATCAACTGCCAGCTTCAAATAGAAGGCACGCAATTACACATCACTAGCAGTATTGGCATTACTGAGATCAACAGCAAAGATACCAGCTTGTCGCTTGCTTTATCTCGTGCCGATCAAGCACTGTATCAAGCTAAAAATCAAGGTCGCCAGACTATTGTTACAATCTAG
- a CDS encoding family 16 glycosylhydrolase — MKYSKSLLNLALTALLIGCGGGSSEPSQNSNQPTSGNEQPKDSETPETPETPNNGPSIETPQANEDRFPTRENLNKSEWLFVEELSDEFNDATIALTKWDNDLNDWGPWSWEPDNTSIDAEGHLHLTISYEEHTADRTITLDGNRQTLSNDMFYKSGIIRSKQTITYGYFEARIKGNPTFPGASPAFWLYSNANDRNAAGMFPTEAEQPYYSEIDIVELQQREWSDITGTAKWDDEKVMDMNLHAVVRGPNGEQIQVRPHNSFSDLAQNKLLVDFDPREDFHIYAAEVTPETITWFLDGKQVFQKTNKYWHLPMRVTLSLGLRSPHVTYDCTGEYAGLPRCPVRAEKTGEGYPNDMEVDWVRVYHKVE; from the coding sequence ATGAAATACAGCAAAAGCTTACTAAACTTAGCGCTTACTGCCCTACTCATTGGTTGCGGTGGCGGCTCATCTGAACCTAGCCAAAATAGCAATCAACCAACATCAGGCAACGAGCAACCCAAAGACTCAGAAACGCCGGAAACGCCGGAAACGCCAAATAATGGTCCCAGCATAGAAACACCGCAAGCCAATGAAGATCGTTTCCCGACTCGCGAAAATCTAAACAAAAGCGAGTGGTTGTTTGTTGAAGAGTTATCTGACGAATTTAACGATGCCACAATCGCTTTGACCAAATGGGATAACGATTTAAATGATTGGGGGCCTTGGTCATGGGAGCCCGATAATACATCCATCGACGCTGAAGGGCATTTACACCTCACTATTAGTTATGAAGAGCATACCGCTGATCGCACCATCACCCTAGATGGTAATCGACAAACCTTAAGTAACGATATGTTCTATAAATCAGGCATTATTCGCTCAAAACAAACAATAACTTATGGCTACTTTGAAGCAAGAATAAAAGGCAATCCGACCTTTCCTGGTGCGAGCCCAGCATTTTGGCTGTACAGCAACGCCAATGACAGAAATGCTGCAGGCATGTTTCCGACAGAAGCCGAACAACCATACTACTCAGAAATTGATATTGTTGAATTACAGCAACGCGAGTGGAGTGATATTACAGGCACCGCCAAATGGGATGATGAAAAAGTCATGGATATGAATCTACATGCCGTGGTGCGTGGCCCAAACGGAGAGCAGATACAAGTTCGCCCTCATAATAGCTTCTCGGATTTAGCACAAAATAAGTTGCTAGTCGACTTTGACCCCCGTGAAGATTTTCATATCTATGCTGCCGAAGTCACCCCAGAAACCATCACATGGTTTTTAGACGGCAAACAGGTTTTTCAAAAAACCAATAAGTATTGGCATTTACCTATGCGCGTCACTTTGTCTTTGGGTTTACGCTCACCACATGTAACCTACGACTGCACAGGTGAATATGCTGGCCTACCAAGGTGCCCAGTCCGCGCTGAAAAAACCGGCGAAGGCTACCCAAATGATATGGAAGTTGATTGGGTACGCGTTTATCACAAGGTGGAATAA
- a CDS encoding Ig-like domain-containing protein: MNKHLLKNTLYIAIAAAIAGCGSKDEGYNSNFSSAHKVELPSEPIVTSFTEETGPQTIDLLQGATINGEDARTSGDLIYVVDTTFGETTPRYRTRQPNTNSTAAHAISPFTVKDNSLVIDTDLFSEFLSTCDNTDVWGNTDADGNNVADGILDNPPSVTYSMTYTVDNGFEDTPGASKPSRTVNFTMNAIVDQVETVTAEPVKVLLNGKKQLLATVLPQKACDKSLTYTIADTSIATVDDNGMISGLKEGKTTVTVTSASNSLATITVDLEVFAGFTVKITNGDVDNTGFETGMRQTPACIHAAVEVTPTAAAGETLANDYTYNWTSGDATTFPVTAINYGQMGLGMFVTGDATHVGTTIEASVNLASGTTSTALSDIESDSVTLEIVKNSACEPGSNDDGWLTDFKLDGNVGPAWSGASVVTGDKALSGSAIEIKGGANIVSSEAGGHVGKLVVQSPWNKPRNWFTQNTGTPGNATGRKFTFGVWAKLNTTFTDTTEIKLSTVQLKWNTYAAGGPGFHKRLPTGGIQTATLKNTNEWQYVEFIDEQSNTPVWSVPDAWGNVGQGDTFFGFKLEGLPEADSIVLDELAIIEVM, translated from the coding sequence ATGAACAAACACTTACTAAAAAATACATTATATATTGCCATTGCAGCTGCAATTGCCGGTTGTGGTAGTAAAGATGAAGGTTACAACTCAAATTTCAGTAGCGCTCATAAAGTTGAATTACCATCAGAGCCAATAGTAACTTCATTTACTGAAGAAACAGGTCCACAAACAATTGACCTTTTACAAGGCGCTACAATTAACGGGGAAGATGCTAGAACCTCTGGTGACTTAATTTACGTAGTTGACACCACCTTCGGTGAAACAACACCAAGATATAGAACACGTCAACCTAACACTAATTCAACCGCTGCTCACGCAATATCCCCTTTTACGGTTAAAGATAATAGCCTAGTTATTGATACTGATTTGTTTTCAGAGTTTTTAAGTACTTGTGATAATACTGACGTATGGGGAAATACCGACGCCGATGGCAATAACGTTGCTGACGGCATTTTAGACAACCCACCTAGTGTTACTTATTCAATGACCTATACTGTGGATAATGGTTTTGAAGACACTCCAGGCGCAAGTAAACCCAGCCGCACAGTAAACTTTACAATGAATGCCATTGTAGACCAAGTTGAAACCGTAACAGCAGAACCTGTTAAAGTATTACTAAATGGTAAAAAGCAACTACTTGCCACTGTTTTACCTCAAAAGGCATGTGACAAGAGTTTAACATACACAATAGCCGATACTAGCATAGCGACTGTAGATGATAATGGCATGATTTCAGGCCTTAAAGAAGGCAAAACGACAGTAACAGTAACGAGCGCTTCTAACTCGTTAGCCACAATTACAGTTGACCTAGAAGTCTTTGCTGGTTTTACCGTTAAAATAACAAACGGCGACGTTGACAATACCGGATTTGAAACTGGCATGCGTCAAACGCCTGCTTGTATCCATGCAGCAGTCGAAGTTACACCTACCGCAGCAGCAGGTGAAACATTAGCGAATGATTACACCTATAATTGGACTTCTGGCGACGCGACTACATTTCCAGTAACTGCCATTAACTATGGTCAAATGGGGCTAGGTATGTTTGTCACGGGGGATGCAACCCACGTTGGCACAACAATAGAAGCCTCAGTTAACCTTGCATCTGGAACGACATCCACTGCTCTTAGTGATATTGAGTCGGACAGCGTAACACTAGAAATTGTAAAAAATTCAGCTTGTGAACCCGGCTCCAATGATGACGGTTGGTTGACCGACTTTAAACTAGACGGCAATGTAGGACCCGCTTGGTCAGGTGCATCAGTAGTGACAGGTGATAAAGCCCTATCTGGCAGTGCAATTGAAATTAAGGGTGGTGCCAATATCGTTTCTTCTGAAGCCGGCGGGCATGTTGGTAAATTAGTTGTTCAGTCACCGTGGAATAAACCTCGTAACTGGTTTACCCAAAATACTGGTACGCCAGGAAATGCCACAGGTCGTAAGTTTACTTTCGGTGTTTGGGCTAAATTAAATACAACGTTCACTGATACAACAGAGATTAAATTATCTACTGTGCAGCTTAAATGGAACACATATGCAGCTGGAGGCCCAGGCTTCCACAAACGCTTACCAACTGGTGGTATTCAAACAGCAACATTAAAAAATACTAACGAATGGCAATATGTAGAATTTATTGATGAGCAGAGTAATACGCCTGTTTGGAGTGTACCCGATGCATGGGGTAACGTCGGTCAAGGAGACACTTTCTTTGGCTTTAAGTTAGAAGGACTGCCTGAAGCTGATTCAATCGTTTTAGATGAATTAGCCATTATTGAAGTGATGTAA
- a CDS encoding TonB-dependent receptor: MTHQFKLKAISVAIAASFMATPLYAAPEDDKEKAEDDVEVIEITGFSASLRKAMNAKRFAAGVSDSIHAEDVGKSTDQNIADALSRVTGVTVQEEGGEGTRISIRGAGAHLNQISMNGVALTGGLSDPSGEEGQNNSVDLSTFSSDILASIDVQKTASADQDEGSLGGSVILNTVKPLNLNKPRRNFTIEARHNEFAGESDYRLNASFSEKFLDDTLGFMVTVSKDTQSIRQDRINIDWADGAVEIMDSRSGGANRVARNLAKQEIRVQNYQRYTREESQAIAQDNSLEGMIKTDDNGNRLLVPLDTLEGYDANDATQYLHQGDLFVLARENADFSLNTDDRERFSLSTAIQFRPTDETEIQLDINHTKQDVYTDNQVLRMNISPLVLIHEDDDNLELNTVDVGTNTLERSLSRSQTGEFRRTQGLRTQETNVVTLNLEQQLTDDLKMSLKAGYSKTSDETPDLNDEDRFLTIGTAQWGTRQPLEAMPVQETIGYDCLSGSLEDCSWQTGTQNAEFDAFDGSINSATSRFNPFDVFSRHLGNFNLRNNKQDDTNKSIFLDFDWDVDLLNITTLEFGAKWAKRNKDVRVQDIAFTNSRDLQDVESGEPLDDKGLQSVKLIDILASEAFPYNDFAEDLQIDRGAAFFGGWPMLDANKALTALADKDGSEIGFRPRIGGTRFIETETLAAYFKANFEFFDGQLTGNVGVRYIKDESVATGVGGINFIGTAHMFDPYNLLIERGLADIEGSPQCPQAIMQGTDQRYQPVNNDQLTGCWDWAITHAYIRNDANTFPVDENGNWQIAGANGQVGPDVNRRVRINYDTTPPTIEQNDPRGEFYNIAGDLITTSNWNHRQFGAQGVMWPYLDRSTMQWGPAFEKYGIQVQERTAFVTNTGEADIWLPSLNLNYALSDKMIGRFAVTKTMTRPNFDSLNPRVQITEQQWEDSSGSAGNTKLQPLSSTNIDVSWEWYFNESGLLSVALFHKDMVNFEETINTPYHYKDVREDYELSDADLLLDYKASREVGDADNCMPLRLTGGFFDEWNITCDIALIDVVKNGRGATTKGLELNYNQTYDMLPGALSALGVSFNYTYQQSESDAEEIGTSGVFLKPLPQPFTPENSANTTIFWEKDGIQLRLASRYTDVQLVNRGLTGAATWQEASNRIDFSSSYKLTDNLSITFQATNLTDETRRIFLTSANTKSADTNDLDRDTVYLDEGNALEGGVSTTRTAALYKTGRQFRLGLRGTF; encoded by the coding sequence ATGACACATCAATTTAAACTCAAAGCAATTTCGGTTGCTATTGCAGCTTCATTTATGGCGACCCCGCTTTACGCGGCCCCAGAAGATGACAAAGAAAAAGCAGAAGATGATGTAGAAGTCATCGAAATTACTGGCTTTAGCGCCAGCTTACGTAAAGCCATGAACGCTAAGCGTTTTGCCGCCGGTGTGAGTGATTCAATCCATGCCGAAGATGTCGGTAAATCAACTGACCAAAATATTGCTGACGCACTATCACGTGTTACTGGTGTTACCGTGCAAGAAGAAGGCGGTGAAGGAACGCGAATTTCAATTCGTGGTGCCGGAGCGCATCTGAACCAAATATCAATGAACGGTGTGGCATTAACTGGTGGCTTAAGTGATCCTTCAGGAGAAGAAGGACAAAACAATAGTGTTGATTTAAGTACATTTTCTTCTGATATTTTAGCGTCTATTGATGTACAAAAAACAGCGTCTGCCGATCAAGATGAAGGCTCTTTGGGTGGTAGCGTCATCCTGAATACGGTAAAACCATTAAATCTCAATAAACCTCGTCGTAACTTTACAATTGAAGCTCGACACAATGAATTTGCCGGTGAAAGTGACTATCGATTAAATGCGAGTTTCTCAGAAAAGTTCTTAGACGATACTCTAGGTTTCATGGTTACTGTCTCTAAAGACACACAAAGCATTCGACAAGATCGCATCAACATTGATTGGGCGGACGGTGCAGTGGAAATTATGGATTCAAGATCCGGTGGCGCCAATCGAGTTGCACGCAACTTAGCTAAACAAGAAATTCGCGTACAAAATTACCAGCGCTATACACGTGAAGAGTCACAAGCCATTGCTCAAGATAACTCACTTGAAGGGATGATAAAAACCGATGATAACGGTAATCGCCTATTAGTTCCACTGGATACATTGGAAGGTTATGATGCGAACGATGCGACTCAATACCTACATCAGGGTGACTTATTTGTATTGGCTCGTGAAAACGCTGACTTTTCATTAAACACAGATGACCGTGAACGCTTTTCACTATCGACAGCGATTCAGTTCAGACCTACAGACGAAACAGAAATCCAACTCGATATAAATCACACAAAGCAAGACGTATATACAGATAATCAAGTATTACGTATGAATATATCGCCGTTAGTACTCATTCATGAAGATGATGATAACTTAGAACTAAACACTGTCGATGTGGGTACTAATACCTTAGAGCGATCATTAAGTCGTTCACAAACAGGCGAATTTCGTCGTACTCAAGGTTTAAGAACACAAGAAACTAACGTAGTTACATTAAACCTAGAGCAACAATTAACAGACGATTTAAAAATGAGCCTCAAAGCTGGTTACTCCAAAACCAGTGATGAAACGCCAGATTTGAATGATGAAGATAGGTTCTTAACCATAGGTACGGCACAATGGGGAACTAGGCAGCCTCTAGAAGCCATGCCTGTACAAGAAACAATTGGTTATGACTGTCTTTCCGGTAGCCTAGAAGACTGTAGCTGGCAAACTGGTACACAAAATGCGGAATTTGACGCATTTGACGGCTCCATTAATTCAGCAACCAGTCGCTTCAATCCATTTGATGTTTTCTCTCGTCATTTAGGTAACTTTAATTTACGCAATAACAAACAAGACGATACAAATAAATCTATTTTCTTAGACTTTGACTGGGATGTAGATTTATTAAACATAACGACTTTAGAGTTTGGTGCAAAATGGGCTAAACGTAACAAAGACGTACGCGTTCAAGATATCGCTTTCACCAATAGCCGTGATTTGCAAGATGTTGAATCTGGTGAGCCACTAGACGATAAAGGGTTACAGTCCGTTAAGCTTATCGACATATTAGCGAGTGAAGCCTTCCCGTACAACGATTTTGCTGAGGACTTGCAGATTGATCGTGGGGCTGCGTTCTTTGGTGGTTGGCCGATGTTAGACGCTAACAAAGCGTTAACTGCTTTAGCCGATAAAGACGGTAGTGAAATTGGTTTTAGACCTCGTATAGGCGGTACACGTTTTATCGAAACGGAAACACTAGCTGCATACTTTAAAGCAAACTTTGAATTTTTTGACGGTCAACTAACGGGTAATGTTGGTGTTCGTTACATCAAAGATGAGAGCGTTGCAACGGGCGTGGGCGGAATCAACTTTATTGGTACAGCTCATATGTTTGACCCATACAACTTACTTATTGAAAGAGGTTTAGCTGATATAGAAGGTTCTCCGCAGTGTCCACAAGCGATAATGCAAGGAACTGATCAACGCTACCAACCAGTAAATAACGACCAACTAACCGGCTGTTGGGATTGGGCGATTACTCATGCCTATATTCGTAATGACGCAAATACGTTTCCAGTAGATGAAAATGGAAATTGGCAAATAGCAGGGGCAAACGGTCAAGTTGGTCCAGACGTTAACCGTCGAGTTCGAATTAATTACGATACGACCCCACCAACTATTGAACAGAATGATCCACGCGGAGAATTTTATAATATTGCTGGCGATTTAATCACGACAAGTAATTGGAACCATCGTCAATTCGGCGCTCAAGGCGTCATGTGGCCGTATTTAGATCGCTCGACTATGCAGTGGGGTCCAGCGTTCGAAAAGTATGGTATCCAAGTTCAAGAAAGAACCGCTTTTGTAACCAATACTGGTGAAGCGGATATCTGGTTACCTAGTTTGAATTTAAATTACGCGTTGAGTGACAAAATGATTGGCCGCTTTGCCGTCACTAAGACAATGACACGCCCTAATTTTGATTCATTAAACCCAAGAGTTCAAATCACTGAACAGCAGTGGGAAGATTCTAGCGGTTCAGCGGGTAACACTAAACTACAGCCTTTATCGTCAACTAACATTGATGTGTCTTGGGAATGGTATTTCAACGAGTCTGGCTTACTATCAGTCGCGCTTTTCCACAAAGACATGGTTAACTTTGAGGAAACTATTAATACTCCATACCACTATAAAGATGTTCGTGAAGATTACGAATTATCAGATGCTGATTTATTACTTGATTACAAAGCATCACGTGAAGTGGGTGATGCTGACAACTGTATGCCTTTGCGTTTAACAGGTGGTTTCTTTGATGAGTGGAACATTACTTGTGACATTGCTTTAATTGATGTTGTTAAAAATGGTCGAGGCGCTACAACTAAGGGCTTAGAGCTAAACTACAACCAAACATACGACATGTTGCCAGGAGCGCTTTCTGCGCTAGGTGTTAGCTTTAATTACACCTATCAACAATCAGAGTCAGATGCTGAAGAAATTGGTACATCAGGAGTATTCCTTAAGCCGCTTCCACAACCATTCACACCAGAAAACTCGGCAAACACGACAATTTTCTGGGAAAAAGATGGTATTCAGCTTCGCTTAGCAAGCCGTTACACCGACGTGCAATTAGTTAACCGCGGCTTAACTGGAGCGGCAACTTGGCAAGAAGCAAGTAACCGTATCGACTTTAGCTCAAGTTATAAGCTAACTGACAATTTAAGTATTACATTCCAAGCAACAAACTTGACTGACGAAACGCGTCGGATTTTCTTAACCAGTGCAAATACGAAAAGCGCAGACACCAACGATTTAGACCGCGACACAGTATATCTAGATGAAGGTAATGCCTTGGAAGGTGGGGTTTCAACAACTCGTACAGCGGCTTTGTATAAAACCGGTCGACAATTCCGCTTGGGCTTACGCGGTACATTTTAA
- a CDS encoding sulfatase-like hydrolase/transferase, giving the protein MVIFTCGSHASVSKDAIASHKPNIVLLFTDDAGYADFGFHGSTEIKTPNLDQFAQQGVVFTQGYVTDPTCGPSRAGLITGKYQQRFGFEENNVPGYMSANSAKDGIEMGIPLEHKTMGDYLKKQGYATAYYGKWHVGGADKFHPLNRGFDEFYGFRGGARSFWAYPKAPADHLNKNERNFGNFEEPKGYYTDAKAEEAIDFIKRKHNEGTPFFAFVSFNAPHTPMEATEEDLAKFPHLTGTRKIYAAMMLAMDRASGRILNTLKELGIEDNTLVVFTNDNGGPTDKNASINDPFSGTKSNHLEGGLRVPYIMKWPAKLKAGTKYSLPVSTLDLLPTFYAAAGGDTDTIKDIDGVDLVPYVNGLKQGRPHDTLYWKKDTRATIRQGDWKLIRYPDRPAELYYVPDDTKEINNLAAQHPQRVRDMFKQLFKWESTLERPRWLLQRKFENYDIERMDKYRWKNRDTKTKPDTSINVSSL; this is encoded by the coding sequence ATGGTCATCTTTACCTGCGGCAGCCACGCTTCAGTGTCTAAAGATGCAATCGCGAGTCACAAGCCCAATATTGTTCTGTTATTTACTGACGATGCCGGTTACGCCGATTTCGGATTCCATGGCAGCACAGAAATCAAAACACCTAATCTTGATCAATTTGCCCAACAGGGTGTGGTCTTTACTCAAGGCTACGTCACCGACCCAACCTGCGGCCCTTCTCGCGCAGGTTTAATCACTGGTAAATACCAACAACGCTTCGGTTTTGAAGAAAACAATGTCCCTGGTTACATGAGTGCCAACTCCGCAAAAGACGGCATAGAGATGGGTATACCACTTGAACACAAAACCATGGGGGATTACCTTAAAAAGCAAGGTTACGCTACAGCTTATTACGGAAAATGGCATGTTGGCGGTGCAGATAAATTCCACCCTTTAAACCGAGGCTTTGACGAGTTCTACGGTTTTCGCGGCGGCGCGCGCAGCTTTTGGGCTTACCCTAAAGCGCCAGCCGATCATCTAAATAAAAACGAACGTAACTTCGGCAACTTTGAAGAGCCAAAAGGCTACTACACAGACGCAAAAGCTGAAGAAGCAATCGATTTTATTAAACGCAAGCATAACGAAGGTACGCCATTCTTTGCTTTTGTATCTTTCAATGCACCCCACACACCGATGGAAGCGACAGAAGAAGATTTAGCCAAATTCCCTCACTTAACGGGTACACGCAAAATTTACGCAGCCATGATGTTAGCGATGGATCGCGCTTCTGGTCGAATTTTAAATACGCTTAAAGAGTTAGGTATTGAAGATAACACCTTAGTCGTATTCACCAATGATAACGGTGGCCCAACAGACAAAAATGCGTCAATCAATGACCCGTTTAGTGGTACAAAATCGAATCACTTAGAAGGCGGTTTACGCGTACCTTACATCATGAAATGGCCTGCTAAGCTCAAAGCTGGCACTAAATATTCACTGCCAGTTAGTACATTGGATTTACTGCCCACATTTTATGCTGCCGCAGGTGGTGACACAGACACAATTAAAGATATTGATGGCGTCGATTTAGTCCCTTACGTAAATGGCTTAAAGCAAGGCCGCCCTCATGACACTTTATATTGGAAAAAAGACACACGAGCGACAATTCGCCAAGGCGATTGGAAACTTATTCGCTACCCAGACAGACCAGCAGAATTGTACTACGTGCCAGACGACACGAAAGAAATCAACAACCTAGCCGCCCAGCATCCGCAACGAGTACGTGACATGTTTAAACAATTGTTTAAATGGGAGTCAACACTCGAGCGACCGCGCTGGTTACTCCAACGGAAATTTGAAAACTACGATATCGAGCGTATGGACAAATACCGATGGAAAAATCGAGATACAAAAACAAAGCCCGACACAAGCATTAACGTTTCAAGCTTGTAA